GCAGAACTGATTTTGTATCCCAGGGCCGCTCAGTGTATCTAACACAATCTTCACTGAAGCCCAGCTTTGAACATTCTTCACAGCAGGTTATTGGCTCTTGATTTGCTGTGCTCAGCTGAGTCACCGTCTCCaaataaatatgagaaataaaaCGCTGGGCACGCTTGGATGGCCCAGGGGCAATTGCATGGGCCACTCTGTCACTCTCCTTTCCCAAAGGAGTCCTAGAAGGAGGGGGACAGATCCCACAAAGGGAGGAGAAGCACTAGGTGCCAGACCCTGCCTGGGAATGGGAGAgggggtgtttcagtttgctaaagctgccagaatccagaaatggactggcctttatgaaagggatttattaggttacaatttttagttctaaggctgtgaaaatgtccagattaaggcatccagtgaaagataccttgacttcgAAGAATGGCCGTCAGTatctggaacccctctgtcagctgagaaggcacgtggctggtatctgctcgtccttgctcctggtttgttgctttcagcttctgattccagtggctttctctctaaatgtctgtgggtcctcacttagcttctccagggcaaactctgtatttcctctcttagcttagcatctccaaatatctgtgtctgtgttggctctgagttctctctcttttttctgccctttattctcttataaaggactccaataaaagaattaagacctgccttgaattgggtggggtcacatctccacggaaacaacctaaccaaggGGTCCCACctacaggtctgcacccacaagactggatcagaagaacatggcttttctagggtactaaCAGGTGCAAACCagcacatggggggggggggtccttcaTAGAGGCCAGGAAGGCATTCTCAACTCTACAGTcattacagatggagaaactgaggcatgaagACTGAGGGTCCTTGCTGAGGTCACACGTAaggaaatggcagagctgagCCTGAGTACTGGTAAACTGAAACACAAGGTAGCTTCTCTCTCACATAAAAGAAGTCTGGCAATACCAGTCCAATGCTGGTAGAGTGGCACCACCTTCATCAGGTGCAAGGCtgattttgtctttctgtttGACCATCTTCAACGAATAGCTTCCCAAAGTCACCTCATAGTCCAAAATAGCTGCTGGAGATTCTGTCAACACATCTGAATTCCAGGCACAGGAAAGAGAAAGGTGGGGGGACAAAACAAGCAAACCTTCTAATTGAGTCAGCTCCCTTTCATCAGCTTCTGCTGAAGAATGTCTGTCATAATTCTGCTAACATCCTGCTTAGTCACACAAATATCCAGCTGCAAAGAAATCTGCATCCATCTTTATAGCTGGGTGTTTCACCGAGTCACAAAATATCAGATGTGGATAGCAGTTGTATTAGTATattaagctgctagaatgcaatatatcagaaatggaacaacttttaaaaagggaatttaataaattgcaagtttacagctctaaggccatgagaatgtccaaattaagataccagTGAGATGTTACTTTCACTCAATaaaagctgatgccatccagaataccTTTGTCAGCTGGTTCAGCAtgatgctggcatctgctggtggcttctggacacctctgtcagctgggaaggcacatgcaaTGTCTAtatgctttctctccaggtttctcgtttcataaggcttctccagAGCTGTTTTCCTCCTGCATTTCCAGAGGTCTCtggtgtgggctctgtcagctctaagaTTTCGTCtaaatctttccccttttaaaggactccaataaactaatcaagacccaccttgaatgggtggagtcacagctcatctaattaaaaggccacatCCGCAATTGGAcacgccacatctccatggaggtaatctaatcaaatgtaTCCACCCTGCGATACTGGACTAGGATTAAAAGATAACAGCggtccccacaagattgaatcaggattaatacatggcttgTCTGccgtacataatactttcaaaatggCATAACAGTCACCTGCCTACCCtattttgcagaaaaggaaacagcACCAGAGAAAAGACTGACTTGCCCGAGGTCCACAGCCAGGCAGTGACAGCAGTAAGGAGGTAGCACTTAAACTTGGGCCACATGTGGTAAAGTCCACAGCCATACTCAGGCTTCCAGAACCCTCCACATCTTGGCCACTCCTCTGCATGACACCTGTTTCCACCCAAACATAACACGGTGTCATCCAAGCAGAACAAATGTGAGCAGGGCTTACAATGAACAGCACCCAGTGTTGGTGAGGGTGTGCAAGTAGTTGTTAAAACTGGTACAGCCTCTTTAAAGGTTGTAATGATTCAGATTAGGTTCAAGTGCAAGTAAGAGAGAAACTCCAAAGTGGTTTGAACAAGATagatgtttatttctctctcacattCAAAAAGTCATCTAAAGGTAGAAAATCCAAGGGTATTATGGATGCACTAGTATCAGGCACACAGGTTCCTTCTACCTTGTAGTACTGCCAAGGGAGGCTTCTGTTCCCAAGATTTAcccccctccctcacccccatGATCCAAAAATGGCTGCTGTAACCCCGGCCATCACAACCACATCCCAGTCAGCAGGAAAGAACAGAGCCTACTCTCTAAGGGTGATGCATACACACTTACATCCCACTGGCCGGAACTTAGTCACAGGGTCACACTTACCTGCTAGGAAGGCGAGGAAATGGAGTCTTTACTGCAGCTATGGCATCTTGAAAGAGAGCTGCATTAGATCAAGGGCTGGTGATAATGAATCCACCTCTAGGCTTTAACTGTCACATTTTCCTTGGCCTATTCTCAGAACTCCTGAAGACCTTGCACTCACCACGCCCACTGCTTCAGACCCCTAACACCCAGCTCAGAAACTCTATAGGCTTCCTTTCCCTGCCTAATAGGCTCCTACATAAGTGGCAAAGTCCTAGCAAAGCATGCCTCTTGGGAGAGATCTCCCACGAAACCCTGGCAGCCCAGGAGTTCAGCTCATTGGTTGTGCCTTTGCACCTGCCTCAACTAATAGCATCTCCAAACTAGGAACTCATGGCTGCTGACACCAATATCCTTGGGCACTGGGTCTCAGGGGCCAATGTGCTGGACCCTACAGCCACAAAGGACAAGGTATGCTGGTACTCTTGGTGGTCTCCTGAAACACACGGCCAGCAGAGGAGGCAGACTCCAGCCCTGGCCCTCAGATGCCCACCTTCTGGACCACCTCCTCTGGGAGGCTTGAGAGTGTCCCTGGCAGGTTCCTCCTGACAATGGGAATCCTATAACTGGCAGCAAGACCCCTGCTCATTGTGGCCGCCAGACATCTCAAGGGTTGAACCGCAGGTACAGCAGCAATAGGGAGGTAGAGAGCCTTTCTCCGACTATTTACAGATCCCAATGCTTTATCCAGATTCATTCCCATCTTCAGCTCGTCATACCCATCGTTGCTATGTCATCTCCCAGCAGTGTGTCTTTAGAGTGCTTACGAAGTGCCAAGCACTAGACTGGgtgacaaaaaataataataatagttggcATTTATTGTTCCATTACTAGACACTAGCAGTTTATACTTTCTGTCTTCTGATCCTTACAAAAATCCCTTAAGACAGGAattcttatctccattttacagaaggcaAAAGGGGAGCTGAGGGAGGGGATGTGGCTGGTCCAAAATCACTGATAAAGGTGCAGAGAAGGGATGGGACCTGGTGGCTCattccaaagcctgtgctctttAACAAGGTGCAGGAAAGAACTACAGCTCACAAAACTGTAGCGCTCTCTTTCCACAGCTGGATCCTACATTCTAACAGGAGCCTGAAGGGCACGGCTGGCTGGGATCTCCTTTCCCTCCAACGTCCAATCAGCCAGCCTGGGACCCATGCACTAGTAAGTGTTCCTTGGTTGAGGCAACAAAGGGACTCTGAGCCTTTCCCAGGGCTCGGGACATCCGAGGGGCCTGCTGAGACCCCAGGAACATGGCAACCCCTCACCCCAATCCTCAGTCTGCTGAAAGGAACCAGCCCGAGGATTCCTGCAAAAGCACTGCACGGATGcctcctgctcctttctctttttattaaaaaaaaatagattgagaaaatatacacattttgGCCCATCTGCCATGGTGGGCTTTTGAGAAGATCAATGCACGGTGGGGATGGGCATGAGGTTGAGGGAGCAGGTGAGGAGAGTCACAACAGTCCTGGGGTGCCAAGACTTGGGAGGAAGGAGGGGTCCTCGGCCAGCTGGAAGACCAGGCCTGGCCCCAGGAAGTCACAGTCTGGGCCGAGTTGCTGAGCAGGGTGAGGGCAGGCGACAGAGGGTGGTAGCAGAGGAGAGCTGGGAGGGACAGGCCTCCAACCCCAGATGAAGGCAGCCCGCCGCTGGGCTCCGAGCTGCGGAAAGGTCTGCCACCCAGCCCTCTCCTGCCGGGACCTCATGCTCCATGGCCTGGCCTGCTCTCTGGCCTGTCTTTCCCAGGCCCAGCAGCCACGTGACTCAAGTGTTGATGACCTTCCAGCGCTCACTGTCCGTGCTGTTAATACTGCCGGTGTGGCAAGGCATGGAAGCGACGTCTTCCAGGTAGGCAACCCCGCTGGCTGAGTCGAACTGGGTGCTCGAGTAGGAGGCGGCTGAGACCCCTGCAGCGCCCATGGCCTCTGGGCCGTCCCGCCGGGTCACGGCATAGGGCTGGGGCAGGTGGACATCTGGCTCCTCTGTCTCGTCTACTTGGCACTTGTAGGAGAAGAGGATCTTGGGCTCGGAGCTggcagggaggagaggaaaggggcAGCCTGGCTGTGAGGTGAACAGGCTCTCCCCCCAGCCAGGGCCATGATGCCCGCCCTGAGAGGCCCCCATCCCTCAGGTGCTTGAGTCCAACAGGCCTCGTTTCAGGGAGAGCCTGGCCCCTCCCGCTTCCGGCCGCAGAGCTCGGGCATGTGGTTTCGGGGCCTGTTGGGGCAGGTGCTTTGCAGAGGACCAGCCTTTCATCAGCACCTTGCAGCCTCTGACTGCCACCCCTGCAGCTCTTGTCACTGCGTATCTGGTGCTCCAGCGGTCATTTAACTCTACTGGCGGGCACTACTGCACCCATTTTACAAAACGGAACCTGAGGCTCGGGAGAGAAAGCAGAGTGCCCAAGGTCACCCGTGACAGGTCACCCGTGCCAGGTGGGGCTGGGATTCCTTCAGGTTCTCCGCACCCCACAAAGTCCACCGCAGCCCGTCTCTCACACCCTCCCCCGAGCTCCCCCAAGCAGGGAGCAGGTCCCCGGCCCCACCCTCAGTTCTGGCAGATGGGGAGGAAGGGGGCTTGGAGGTAGTGGTGGTAAAACACCCGCATTTCAGAGTAAGCCCCCAACCCCGTGTTTCCGGAGCATCCCGGCTCACTGATGTTGCCCCAAATATGCGTACACAACAGCTCACCCCAGGCTCACAATGGATGTCCCATCCCAAACCCACTCTGCTTCCCAGGCATCCCCAGCCAAAACATGAGCTCCACGAGAGCCGGAATGTGTGTCCACCGTCCCCTGTTGTGCCTGGCCTAAAGCACACTTGCTGGATGAATGAGTGAGGTGACAGGTTATTAAATTAGATACAGCAAGTCAGAACAATGGGCAGAGCTATTTCCTTGGTAGGGAGAAAGTGTGCACTGTGCGGGGCGTGCATTTGTGGGTGTGTACGGgcacatatatatacaataaatatatatatacgcacgcgcgcacacacacacacacacacacacacacacacacacacacacacacacgcacctaTCTGCCCCGCCCCTCCTCGTGCCACTGGCACCCAGCGCGCACCGGGCAGCAGGAGGTGCGGCCCCGCCGGCAGCCACACGGGGGCGCCTGCGGCCCTCGAACATGCGGGCGGTGAGGAGCACTGCCAGCGCCCGGCCCTAACCGCGCCGGGGTGGGGAACTCACCCGAAGAAACCCCGGAGGAAGGTTACATAGATGAGGGGCGCGAAGAAGCTGAAGTAGAGGAAGGTGGTGGTGTCCACACAGCTggtgagggaagggggagggtCAGGGGGCGGGGCCTCTCGCCCCTAGTTGCACCGCCCCCGCCCCGGGCGGATaaccacctcccccaccccccacccccactccccgaCCCCCGACCCGCGTTACCAGAGCCCCTCCTCGATGATGTCGGCGCACAGCAGCGCACTCCCCAGCCCCTGCAGCAGGTTGAGCAGTGCCAGGATGCCCGCGTAGACGTAGAAGCTCCTCCGAGCTAGGGGGTGGGGACTGTGAGGTCCCACCCTGCCGGGCCAGGCTCTACCTTCCCGCCTCCCCTCAACCCGCCTCCTGTCCAATATGGGACCCCGGACGCCCTCTGGGGCTCCCCTGGAggttgccccccacccccatcagagTTCTCCAGCTCCAGGTGACAGTGGCCCGAACTgaccacccctccaccccccaccccccagcccctctcccaggGCGCCTGCCAGCGGCTCACAGGGCAGGGAGATGCGCTCCTTCAGCGGGGTCTTGGGGAGGACGACCACCAGAGAGTAGACCTGCGGTGACAGAGCAGGGCCCAGAAGGATGTTGGGGGACCCAGCCCAGACCCGGCCAGTCTAGCCCAGCCGGCCCCTAGAGGTGCCCAGCCTTGGTGGCCCAGTCTCCACCTCACCAGGAAGAAGAAGCAGGAGCTGACCAGCCAGAACTTGCGGCCCCCATGCTCATAGATGTTGAAGTCCTCAGCAGACAGGTGGGCATCCGGGTACAGGATCTCCAGGGTTCCCTGTGGGGACAGGCAGGAGGGGGAGGGACAGGAGGAAGGGGTCTGGCCAGACCTTGCCACCTGGAAAGCCCCCTCCCTGAGGCTTTGCCCTAACAGAAGGCCCTCCAAGGTCTCTCCATCCACCAAGCCCATCCTTCTCAGCATGGCCTTCAAGGCTCCAGGGGACCTGGCCCAGTCTGCTCTCTGGCCATGCCCCTGTCCACCTGAGTCATGTGCGATGGGTGGGTGGCGGCAGGGGACAGCCCTTGTTCCCAATCTAAGAAAGGAGCCACTGCACCCACATTTCTCGGTGGGATTCTGCAGGTCTGCATTTTTACTGCCCGGTTTGCTTATTCAAACAGCAGATGCCTGGACCCCACCTACTGGCTCAGTCTCTGGGAGAGGCCCAAGAGCCTTCTTTGGTAAAGAAACACcccctgggggtgggtggggatttCTGTAGTGCACTTTGAGTTTAATAAACCCTCAAATCCTGGCGCAGCACCAGGAGGCAGTGTGAGCCGGCCCCTTCCCCTCACCTGGGTGACCGAATAGGCCAAGGACAGGACCGTAGTGATAGCCAGCACCCACTTGATGCTCGACTTGCTCTCCAGATGGCCTGGAAGAGATGCGCTGGTCAGCAAGCGGGAGACAGGCTCCCAGCCGAGGAGGGACAGCCCAGGTCCAGGCCCAAGAGCCCCAGCAGCACACGCACCAAAGGCCAGGCCCAGGATGACCACACTCAGCTCAATGGCCAGCAGGAAGAAGCGGGTTATCTCCCACAGGATCTGGACACAGTGGGCAGACGTCAGCCTGGTggtccagcccccaccccccaccccccaccccagccccagcgtTGGGTGCCCCCAGCCTCCAGGCCGTCCCCACCCACCCTTCTCGGCCAGCCCAGACACACCTTATCGGCCACTGTGGCAGCATCCGAGGTACTGACCGTCATGGACACCACCGCCCGGGCGATACCCACCAAAGCCACCACGAACACCTGGCAGGGCCGGGAGTGGGAAACTCTGGGTATGGCAGGGTCACGCCAACCCACCTGCACACCTGCGGGAGCCTTCTCTTCCTCAAGGAACAGGATTTCAAACTGAACAGCCAAGCACCCACGTGGGAGTCGGGGCTGGGGTGAGGCTCACTTAGTGGCCTGAAGGCCCTCCACAGCGATGTGGCCTCAGGACTCCCCATGgccaccactgtcaccaccacccacctccctgagccttggtttccagGCTAATGATGACATCACGGATTCCGAGGCCCATGAAATGAAACAGGGCTAGAAGGGTGAGGAGAGGTCGCAAGgcggagccagactgcctggctgcaaatcccagctctgtgacCCCAGGTGAGTAACTGCACTTCTGAGCTTGTTTCCTCTTCCGTAAAATGGGAGTAAAAGTAGCACCTGCTATGTTGGACTGTTTGGGAGGATCACATGAGGTAATACACGTAGCATAGGAGTGCCTGGCGCCTAGCAATGACGAAGGACAAGTCTGTCATTGGGCTGCCGTTAGAGGTTTTAATCCTGAGATACATGGGGCTGGGGCGAAGGTAGCTATGGGTGAGGGGCTTCAAAGACCTTGGCAAGGTGCTGGTGCTCAGCAACTGGTGGCTTTTGTCTGGGTGGTTCCCGGTGAGGCTGGCCGTCCACCTGGCATCAGGGGTGGGCCTGTGCAGGGGCTGCTGCTCCCCTAGCTTCAGGATTGGTTCAGGAATATCTAGTGGAAGTCATCCCCAGGATAGTTGGTGCAGCCTCCAGGTAAGGCCAGCTGATGGGGTGCAGCCCTGGGGGGGGCTCCTCAGAAAGTAAGGCCATTCGAGAGAAGGCAAACTGAGAGGGAGATGGGGACAGTGTCCCAGCCACATCTCTGGGCCCCTGAATCCAGCAGTATCTGCAGTATCTCAGCTTCTAAGGCAATACCTTCCTTCCCTCTGGCTTCTGTGAGCTTAAGCTGGCTTTTCTGACACATATAAAGGAGAGCCCAGATTCATACACAGTCTGCCCTTTGTGCCCAGAAAACAGTGGCTGGGCCTTGGTGAGGTTTATCGCCACTCAGCAAGGCAGATGCAGAAGGTAACCAACTGCTGAGTGCCCACTATGTTCCAGGCTCCCCCTAGGCTGGAGTTTACCATCTCATTTGGTGCTCATGAGAATGCCAAAAGCTAAAGCAGAGTCAGTACCTATTACCCAATTACTCCAGGAGTACCTATTACACCAGGAGGGCACCAAGGCACAGAGAGTCCAAGCCACTGGCCCACGGTCACACAGCATCGCTGGGATTTGGACCCGGTCTGCCCAAGTCCACTCTTACCACTGCCTCTTGAGCTCTTTAGGGTAAGGGCCCCAAAAGTGGGCCCTGCCGTATGCTATTAGGCAATTGGGCCTGGGTCCCTTCTCCTTGCCTGCTCCCTGAGGAAGGCATCTGCCTGGCATCCAGTGGGTGCTCCTGAGTAAATACATCAACAAGGATATGCTCAGAGGGGTAGCaagagaagagggaagaaggCCAACCCCAATTTCCAGGCTTGTCCCAAGGGAGGGGACTCCAGGTTGCCAAGAATGCCAGGAGCCCCCACCCATGGCCTCCAGGGCCCATTCCCTTCACCTCCCTGCCTACCCACTGCCCACTCTTCTGACCTGGGACATTCTGAGCTACGGGGACCATGGGGGCCACTCAGCTCTCCGGTAGTGGCATCCAATTGTCACAGAGACGGGAGGACTCCGGTCAGATCCTCCCTTTTAAACCTGGAGCTACCTTCGTAACCACAGCCCCGACCCCTCACCCCAGGCAGCATGAGTGTGGACCCCCAAGTGATGAATATGTGGGCTCACCCAACAGGAATGCTCCCAGAGGTCTCACGGGCTATGTGGATGGGCAGACTGTCAGGAAGGTGGACAGAGGGAGGAGCCAGTAGACATTCTGTCCCCACTCAGTATCTATCTCCCCTTCCTCTAAAAGCAGTTCCCCAGTTTTCCTTCAAGGACCACTGTTCTGACTCAGTCCATTAGGTCTGGCTGGGTTGACCCCACCCTCCCAGCTCCAGAGTATCCTTTTCCCTGCTGGCCACGCTGACTGCTTCAGGGATGAGCACATGATCCAAGCTGGGCCAAATGAGAGGGAATTCTTGGCCTATAATGGATTGAGCAGGAAAGAGCTACTCTCTGGTGGAGTTGATAGGGAGGCTGGGTATTAGATCAAAACTGCTCttgaggtgcatgggtggttcagagtTAGAATacgctcacctttcatgtggagacctgggtttgattcccaaaccatACCCCtccccaacaacaaaaaaatgctcTTGGCCATATTTAACACCACATGGGGAGTGGACCAAAGGTCAGAGGTACAGAGAGAGACAGATTCTTGATGACATCATTCAATCCCCTGGATCCAGCCATACCTGAAGCTGTAGTTTTTCACAATATGAgatagttaactttttttttttttcgctttttGCTTAAGCCAGCTGGAGTTGGGTTTGCTATCACCAACTGGGAAGAACTCACCAGGATATAGAAGGTGATAAAAATGGGACTAGAGGTGACGCGGATCTTGGCCCGAGCAGACGGAAGCTTCCAGAGCAGGAAGATGAAGAACAGCACATTGGGGATGAGCAGCAAGAGGTCCCAGTACCGGACCCTGGCAGTAGGTACAGAAGCTGGCTCAGCGGCGAGGCTGTATTTGCCTTCACCTCCAGCCTCCCCCACCCACACTGACATCCACCCAGGCCTGCCCAGCAGGGCTGTGCCCTCACCTAGAGGTGCCAATATCTTCATAGAGCAGCAGCAGGCACTGGTGAGGCACACTGATGTTTGGTGCCAGGGGTGGGGGCGACACTGTGCTCCCGTTGGCCCACACCGCCTCTTCCAGGGTGTCCATCCAGCCAGCAGCTGGCCCTGGGGAGGTGAGAACCGCTAAGGTTAGCAGCACAGGGGCCATGTGGCCCTGGGCCACTGCCTCTGGATCTCAGGCTCCCAGCAGAAGCCCCCAGGCCAGGCAAACGCCAGCCCCACCCACCAGATGCTCAGCTCCAGGGCCTGCCGAGTGGAGGGCGGGTGTGGAGCACATGTAACCACCCAATCCCCATGGGAGCCCCACACAGGAGCCCTGCCCCAACAATAACAAAAGCCACCACCACTTACTGAACATTTCCCTGTGCCACATACAGCAATCTGAGCTCCTTGGTGTCACCCCCATGGAACCCCTTCAAACTGGACAGGCCCAATGACAGAGAGGCAAGCGAGCCAAGTGGTTAGGAACAGGGGCTCGGAGCCAGCCCCATACTTCCTGTTTCCCCCCCCAGGGAATGACTGTAACAATAGTGACCCCTCGTGAGGTTGCGTGAGGATGAACTGGCAGGAGGCACCTCCAGAAGCACCCACACGTGTTAGGTTCTCAATGACTGTGAGCTGGGCCCCTCTTCCATGCAAATGTGTGAGGTCACTCGGCTGACAGGTGGCAGAGATGGGCATACCATGCACCTCGGTGCCGCCCGCAGGCTCTCAGCTCCCCTAGCTGCTGCTCTGCGTGGCAGCCCAAAACGTTGGTTACGCCTGGAAGATATATGTCATGTCTCCAAGTGGAGATGGGAGTGATGCGAGGGAGCTGTGTGTGTGCAAAGGCCCAGGGGCTGCTCTCAGGCACCTCCGCTCCGAGATTGAGAGGATCAGGGGTGTGGTCCAGAAGGAGGACAGCTGAGCTCCTGTTATCTGGGATCTGGGAAACAGAACATAAGAGCCACCCCGGGATGGGGGGCTGGAAGTCCTAGACACAAGCGCAGGCTCACAGAGGGCCTCTTAGAGGCTGAGGGGCAGGGTGGAGAATGAACAGGGACTCCTGGCGGGGGGAACCAGGCCAGAACACCAGGACTAATCAagcacaaatatttaaaatgggcCTGAAATGGCCCGGGCCTTGTGACCTCGCATTTCCATGTCCAGTGGAGATGCACATGCAGGTGCCCCAGAGAATGGTACTAGAACAT
This region of Tamandua tetradactyla isolate mTamTet1 chromosome 9, mTamTet1.pri, whole genome shotgun sequence genomic DNA includes:
- the TPRA1 gene encoding transmembrane protein adipocyte-associated 1 isoform X2, with product MAPVLLTLAVLTSPGPAAGWMDTLEEAVWANGSTVSPPPLAPNISVPHQCLLLLYEDIGTSRVRYWDLLLLIPNVLFFIFLLWKLPSARAKIRVTSSPIFITFYILVFVVALVGIARAVVSMTVSTSDAATVADKILWEITRFFLLAIELSVVILGLAFGHLESKSSIKWVLAITTVLSLAYSVTQGTLEILYPDAHLSAEDFNIYEHGGRKFWLVYSLVVVLPKTPLKERISLPSRRSFYVYAGILALLNLLQGLGSALLCADIIEEGLCCVDTTTFLYFSFFAPLIYVTFLRGFFGSEPKILFSYKCQVDETEEPDVHLPQPYAVTRRDGPEAMGAAGVSAASYSSTQFDSASGVAYLEDVASMPCHTGSINSTDSERWKVINT
- the TPRA1 gene encoding transmembrane protein adipocyte-associated 1 isoform X3 — protein: MDTLEEAVWANGSTVSPPPLAPNISVPHQCLLLLYEDIGTSRVRYWDLLLLIPNVLFFIFLLWKLPSARAKIRVTSSPIFITFYILVFVVALVGIARAVVSMTVSTSDAATVADKILWEITRFFLLAIELSVVILGLAFGHLESKSSIKWVLAITTVLSLAYSVTQGTLEILYPDAHLSAEDFNIYEHGGRKFWLVSSCFFFLVYSLVVVLPKTPLKERISLPSRRSFYVYAGILALLNLLQGLGSALLCADIIEEGLCCVDTTTFLYFSFFAPLIYVTFLRGFFGSEPKILFSYKCQVDETEEPDVHLPQPYAVTRRDGPEAMGAAGVSAASYSSTQFDSASGVAYLEDVASMPCHTGSINSTDSERWKVINT
- the TPRA1 gene encoding transmembrane protein adipocyte-associated 1 isoform X1, which produces MAPVLLTLAVLTSPGPAAGWMDTLEEAVWANGSTVSPPPLAPNISVPHQCLLLLYEDIGTSRVRYWDLLLLIPNVLFFIFLLWKLPSARAKIRVTSSPIFITFYILVFVVALVGIARAVVSMTVSTSDAATVADKILWEITRFFLLAIELSVVILGLAFGHLESKSSIKWVLAITTVLSLAYSVTQGTLEILYPDAHLSAEDFNIYEHGGRKFWLVSSCFFFLVYSLVVVLPKTPLKERISLPSRRSFYVYAGILALLNLLQGLGSALLCADIIEEGLCCVDTTTFLYFSFFAPLIYVTFLRGFFGSEPKILFSYKCQVDETEEPDVHLPQPYAVTRRDGPEAMGAAGVSAASYSSTQFDSASGVAYLEDVASMPCHTGSINSTDSERWKVINT
- the TPRA1 gene encoding transmembrane protein adipocyte-associated 1 isoform X5, with the translated sequence MAPVLLTLAVLTSPGPAAGWMDTLEEAVWANGSTVSPPPLAPNISVPHQCLLLLYEDIGTSRVRYWDLLLLIPNVLFFIFLLWKLPSARAKIRVTSSPIFITFYILVFVVALVGIARAVVSMTVSTSDAATVADKILWEITRFFLLAIELSVVILGLAFGHLESKSSIKWVLAITTVLSLAYSVTQGTLEILYPDAHLSAEDFNIYEHGGRKFWLVSSCFFFLLCGHHHLPLLQLLRAPHLCNLPPGFLRLRAQDPLLLQVPSRRDRGARCPPAPALCRDPAGRPRGHGRCRGLSRLLLEHPVRLSQRGCLPGRRRFHALPHRQY
- the TPRA1 gene encoding transmembrane protein adipocyte-associated 1 isoform X4; amino-acid sequence: MAPVLLTLAVLTSPGPAAGWMDTLEEAVWANGSTVSPPPLAPNISVPHQCLLLLYEDIGTSRVRYWDLLLLIPNVLFFIFLLWKLPSARAKIRVTSSPIFITFYILVFVVALVGIARAVVSMTVSTSDAATVADKILWEITRFFLLAIELSVVILGLAFGHLESKSSIKWVLAITTVLSLAYSVTQVRGRGRLTLPPGGQGHGQRADWAREPWRSCTRMPTCLLRTSTSMSMGAASSGWSAPASSSCSEELLRLRGHPGTAQPAAGAGECAAVRRHHRGGALLCGHHHLPLLQLLRAPHLCNLPPGFLRLRAQDPLLLQVPSRRDRGARCPPAPALCRDPAGRPRGHGRCRGLSRLLLEHPVRLSQRGCLPGRRRFHALPHRQY